From Cryptomeria japonica unplaced genomic scaffold, Sugi_1.0 HiC_scaffold_28, whole genome shotgun sequence, a single genomic window includes:
- the LOC131861610 gene encoding phospholipase A1-Igamma1, chloroplastic-like, with the protein MAVFPLPQLEDNAVLLPSSQTNSTQPQLCDVWRDIQGAHNWNGLLDPMVPNLKAEALRYGNLAQLCYDAFDGKSYSKNYGTCYHSKRDLFNKMGMSESGYQVTKYVYANTNLLNQVFGEKPKDQGVWLGFIAVCTDPNEIRRLGRRDIVIAWRGTQTAEEWIEDLRDILVPTRLSYRCKRTGKNQEHHFADGVLIERGFLSCYTSTVRHRQGAAGATVNISTRDLVVSEIERLIQVYEKEMDNLSITFTGHSLGAALATLSAYDIKQMLCTKHNFHQIPVTVFAFASPRVGNLAFAKRVEEIGVKVLRFVNKRDVVPKVPGVCMNENVGCLSKLLHWLPWTYFHVGFELPLHNNSPFIQHTHNLAYFHNLELYLHLLDGYVGSKQPFSWSGRDHALVNKSCDLLREKYEIPPKWWQEQNKGLVKGPDGKWTQPSEEE; encoded by the coding sequence ATGGCCGTATTTCCATTGCCCCAGCTTGAAGATAATGCTGTATTATTACCCAGTTCCCAAACTAACTCAACGCAGCCTCAGCTATGTGACGtatggagagatatacaaggtgcCCATAATTGGAATGGTTTGCTTGATCCCATGGTGCCCAATTTGAAAGCTGAAGCTCTCAGATATGGGAATTTGGCACAGCTTTGTTACGACGCATTTGATGGCAAAAGCTACTCCAAAAACTACGGCACATGTTATCACAGTAAAAGAGATCTGTTCAATAAGATGGGCATGTCTGAAAGTGGCTACCAAGTCACTAAATATGTTTACGCCAATACTAATCTGTTAAATCAAGTTTTTGGTGAGAAACCAAAAGACCAAGGTGTTTGGTTGGGTTTTATTGCAGTTTGCACGGATCCAAATGAGATAAGAAGGCTTGGACGACGAGACATAGTGATTGCATGGAGAGGAACTCAGACTGCTGAAGAATGGATAGAAGACCTGAGAGATATTCTTGTACCTACAAGATTATCCTATAGATGCAAGAGGACAGGCAAAAACCAAGAGCATCATTTCGCGGATGGAGTACTAATTGAGAGAGGATTCCTGAGCTGCTATACTTCAACTGTCCGTCACCGTCAAGGCGCTGCAGGAGCCACTGTGAACATCAGCACCAGAGATTTGGTAGTCTCAGAGATAGAACGATTGATTCAAGTTTATGAAAAAGAGATGGACAATTTAAGCATAACATTTACGGGACACAGCTTAGGAGCTGCTCTTGCAACCTTGAGCGCTTATGATATCAAACAAATGCTTTGCACCAAGCATAATTTTCATCAAATTCCCGTCACCGTCTTCGCTTTTGCCTCTCCCCGGGTGGGAAATCTTGCGTTTGCTAAACGGGTGGAGGAGATTGGAGTGAAAGTGCTGAGGTTTGTGAACAAGCGTGACGTGGTTCCCAAAGTGCCCGGAGTTTGTATGAACGAGAACGTGGGATGCCTCAGCAAATTGCTGCATTGGCTTCCGTGGACATACTTTCATGTTGGCTTCGAGCTTCCTTTACACAACAATTCTCCATTCATTCAGCACACCCATAATCTTGCCTACTTTCATAATTTAGAGCTTTACTTGCATTTACTGGACGGGTATGTTGGAAGTAAGCAGCCGTTTTCTTGGAGTGGAAGAGATCATGCTCTGGTTAATAAGAGCTGTGATTTATTGCGCGAGAAATATGAAATTCCTCCAAAATGGTGGCAGGAACAGAACAAGGGCCTCGTTAAAGGTCCAGATGGCAAATGGACGCAGCCATCAGAAGAGGAATAA